The Methanomassiliicoccales archaeon genome includes the window GAGGAAAATCCCAGTTTATGCCGCAACGGAATTCGGCAAGGCATTGATGCTTGAACGACTCGCAATGATTCCTCACAAAACTAATGAAGATGACCGAGGGGAAGACTGCCCGCATCCCCTCATCTAATCTAGATAGAAATCAAGATGGTTCCTCGAGCGGAGCAAAATGACTTTAATGCCGCGGGAACTTAAGTTCGAAATAAGATTCTTGTCGTTCGTCACAACGTAAGCATTAAGATTTGTAGCAAGTTCAATGACAGCTTCGTCCCCCCAACGGCTGGTCTTGTCTATGATGTATTTCCCTGCGAGTTCCAAAGCCGCTTTTGCGTATTTATTGTGAGATCTTGATAATTCTTCAATAACTGATGTAGGCACGTGGATTTCACAGTTGCCAACAAGGCGCTTAAGCTCGAGATCCAAATTGATTGTGCACTCAAAAGGCATGAGGAGTGCGTTTGTGTCAAGAACAACCTTTTGCATTTTGCCACGATCACTGAATGATTCCATATCCAATAAGACGCCATTTCCCTGAGATCTTCCTTGAAATTGCCACTCTCTGATTCGATTCGGCGCATACTGGGATCTTAAGGGAAACTTCGCAAGAAGACT containing:
- a CDS encoding twitching motility protein PilT, with amino-acid sequence MQKVVLDTNALLMPFECTINLDLELKRLVGNCEIHVPTSVIEELSRSHNKYAKAALELAGKYIIDKTSRWGDEAVIELATNLNAYVVTNDKNLISNLSSRGIKVILLRSRNHLDFYLD